The Actinomadura sp. WMMB 499 genome includes a window with the following:
- a CDS encoding DoxX family protein has protein sequence MPEAEAVALLAVRLVVGVTMILHGYNHWRGGGRIEGTAGWFSGLGLRHGKLQAWLSVLTEIGAGALLVVGLLTPLACAAIVSVMLVAGILAHRTNGFFVFKDGYEYVLVLAVMCVALGALGPGSVSLDAAADIEIAGWAGGGIALGIGVLGTAGLLGAFWRPEREPAAQPEEQAA, from the coding sequence ATGCCGGAAGCCGAGGCCGTGGCCCTGCTGGCCGTACGGCTGGTCGTGGGAGTCACGATGATCCTCCACGGTTACAACCACTGGCGGGGCGGCGGCCGAATCGAGGGCACCGCGGGCTGGTTCAGCGGCCTCGGGCTGCGCCACGGGAAGCTGCAGGCGTGGCTGAGCGTGCTCACCGAGATCGGCGCGGGCGCGCTGCTCGTGGTGGGGCTGCTGACGCCGCTGGCCTGCGCGGCGATCGTGTCGGTGATGCTGGTCGCGGGCATCCTCGCCCACCGGACGAACGGGTTCTTCGTGTTCAAGGACGGCTACGAGTACGTCCTCGTCCTGGCGGTGATGTGCGTCGCGCTGGGCGCGCTCGGTCCGGGTTCGGTGTCGTTGGACGCCGCCGCGGACATCGAGATCGCCGGCTGGGCGGGCGGCGGCATCGCGCTCGGGATCGGGGTGCTCGGGACGGCCGGCCTGCTCGGCGCGTTCTGGCGGCCGGAGCGCGAGCCCGCCGCGCAGCCCGAGGAGCAGGCGGCCTGA
- a CDS encoding TetR/AcrR family transcriptional regulator → MSEVVEEPAWRRRAVERSTRAAKLRAEQRVERFLDAAQELMAEKETTDFTVQEVVDRSKQSLRSFYQHFDGKHELLLALFEDALVEGAAEIRQAAAEHREPLPRLRAAVETLYAQCSPPPGPRGPLFSDFGLQLLARHPPQVAAAHRPLLDIFTELVEEGVRAGAVRPCRARRQAAMMMQTVIFVAQNNAPAGGHGVPMTAAEVWRFCLHGVSGAAE, encoded by the coding sequence ATGTCCGAGGTCGTGGAAGAACCCGCCTGGCGCCGACGCGCGGTCGAGCGCTCCACCCGTGCCGCCAAGCTCCGCGCCGAGCAGCGCGTGGAGCGCTTCCTCGACGCGGCACAGGAGCTGATGGCCGAGAAGGAGACGACCGACTTCACGGTCCAGGAGGTCGTCGACCGCTCCAAGCAGTCGCTGCGCAGCTTCTACCAGCACTTCGACGGCAAGCACGAGCTGCTGCTCGCCCTGTTCGAGGACGCCCTCGTCGAGGGGGCGGCGGAGATCAGGCAGGCCGCCGCGGAGCACCGGGAGCCGCTGCCGCGGCTGCGGGCCGCCGTCGAGACCCTCTACGCGCAGTGCTCCCCGCCCCCGGGCCCCCGCGGCCCCCTGTTCAGCGACTTCGGCCTCCAACTGCTCGCCAGGCATCCGCCCCAGGTGGCGGCGGCGCACCGGCCGCTGCTGGACATCTTCACCGAGCTCGTCGAGGAGGGCGTCCGGGCGGGCGCCGTACGCCCGTGCCGGGCGCGCCGCCAGGCGGCCATGATGATGCAGACGGTCATCTTCGTGGCGCAGAACAACGCGCCCGCGGGCGGCCACGGCGTGCCGATGACCGCCGCGGAGGTCTGGCGGTTCTGCCTGCACGGCGTCTCCGGCGCCGCGGAGTAG
- a CDS encoding acyl-CoA dehydrogenase, with translation MEFEFDEDQRLLQQMVRETVAKSRSRPEDELWAAYRELGWLDAPPVELAIVLEELGYVADPTPFLATATWFLPLAGRPPRGAGTAVCDGTGRFVLDADRADEIALVTADGVVVVDGADVTAERADTFDPTLHLAHVTARPDGPGLVAGVPDLALTGLAITAVGACRRILDMVVAHVKEREQFGVPIGSFQAVKHRAADMHVAIERARALAYFSALTIAEDDPRRGRAAAMAKAAAGECQRVVFENGLQLYGAMGFTWENELQVHLKRAKACDLLLGTAAEHRKALLR, from the coding sequence ATGGAGTTCGAGTTCGATGAGGACCAGCGGCTGCTCCAGCAGATGGTCCGCGAGACGGTCGCCAAGTCGCGGTCGCGCCCCGAGGACGAGCTGTGGGCGGCGTACCGGGAGCTGGGCTGGCTGGACGCCCCGCCGGTGGAGCTGGCGATCGTGCTGGAGGAACTCGGGTACGTCGCCGACCCGACGCCGTTCCTGGCCACCGCGACCTGGTTCCTCCCGCTCGCGGGACGGCCGCCGCGCGGCGCGGGGACGGCGGTGTGCGACGGGACAGGCCGGTTCGTCCTGGACGCCGACAGGGCGGACGAGATCGCGCTGGTGACGGCGGACGGCGTGGTGGTGGTGGACGGCGCCGACGTGACGGCCGAGCGGGCCGACACCTTCGACCCGACCCTGCACCTGGCCCACGTGACGGCGCGGCCGGACGGGCCGGGCCTGGTCGCCGGGGTCCCCGACCTCGCGCTGACGGGCCTGGCGATCACCGCGGTCGGCGCCTGCCGCCGCATCCTGGACATGGTCGTCGCGCACGTGAAGGAGCGGGAGCAGTTCGGGGTGCCCATCGGCTCGTTCCAGGCGGTCAAGCACCGGGCGGCGGACATGCACGTCGCCATCGAGCGCGCCCGCGCACTGGCCTACTTCTCCGCCCTCACGATCGCCGAGGACGACCCGCGCCGCGGCCGTGCGGCGGCCATGGCCAAGGCCGCCGCCGGCGAGTGCCAGCGGGTGGTGTTCGAGAACGGCCTCCAGCTGTACGGGGCCATGGGGTTCACCTGGGAGAACGAACTGCAGGTCCACCTCAAGCGGGCCAAGGCCTGCGACCTGCTGCTGGGGACGGCGGCCGAGCACAGGAAGGCGTTGCTGCGATGA
- a CDS encoding acyl-CoA dehydrogenase family protein has translation MRLGSDPEVEAFRAEFSAFLDAHLPGEAEAVPRSTSSADVPEWARRWQRTLFDAGWLLPGNPPEFGGRDATLPQQLAHLEELSRRRIYHSFNPQGLGIIAASILTFGTDEQKRRWAVPILRAEITAALGMSEPGAGSDLAGLRTRAVLDGDEFVLNGQKVWTSGAHDADVLLTFVRTDPDAPKHKGISVLLVPTETPGVVRRPFGSIADPGDLDFNEVFFTDARVPKENLIGEPNKGWSVAHGSLGHERTLLWLSFAERLEDLVRDAPSDQEWYATLQMDLQALRLLGYRALGEQVDPAELSVLKLLGSEAVQSASLHALEERGADGLVHPERTSPPNHMNAEAFSSSWFERYARSFAGTIAGGTSEIQRNIIAERVLGLPR, from the coding sequence ATGAGGCTGGGCTCCGACCCCGAGGTCGAGGCGTTCCGCGCCGAGTTCTCCGCGTTCCTCGACGCGCACCTGCCGGGCGAGGCCGAGGCGGTGCCGCGGTCCACGTCGAGCGCGGACGTCCCGGAGTGGGCGCGGCGGTGGCAGCGCACGCTGTTCGACGCGGGCTGGCTGCTGCCGGGCAACCCGCCCGAGTTCGGCGGCCGCGACGCGACGCTGCCGCAGCAGCTCGCGCACCTGGAGGAGCTGTCCCGGCGGCGGATCTACCACAGCTTCAACCCCCAGGGGCTCGGCATCATCGCCGCGTCGATCCTCACGTTCGGGACCGACGAGCAGAAGCGGCGGTGGGCCGTCCCGATCCTGCGGGCCGAGATCACCGCCGCGCTCGGGATGAGCGAGCCGGGCGCCGGGTCCGACCTCGCCGGCCTGCGGACGCGGGCGGTCCTCGACGGGGACGAGTTCGTCCTCAACGGACAGAAGGTGTGGACGTCGGGCGCGCACGACGCCGACGTCCTGCTGACGTTCGTCCGCACCGACCCCGACGCCCCCAAGCACAAGGGCATCAGCGTCCTGCTCGTCCCGACCGAGACCCCGGGCGTGGTGCGGCGGCCGTTCGGCTCCATCGCCGACCCCGGCGACCTGGACTTCAACGAGGTCTTCTTCACCGACGCGCGGGTCCCGAAGGAGAACCTGATCGGTGAGCCGAACAAGGGCTGGAGCGTCGCCCACGGCTCCCTCGGCCACGAGCGGACGCTGCTGTGGCTGAGCTTCGCCGAGCGGCTCGAGGACCTGGTCCGGGACGCGCCCAGCGACCAGGAGTGGTACGCCACGCTGCAGATGGACCTGCAGGCGCTGCGGCTGCTCGGCTACCGCGCCCTGGGAGAGCAGGTCGATCCGGCGGAGCTGTCGGTGCTCAAGCTCCTCGGTTCCGAGGCCGTCCAGTCCGCGTCCCTGCACGCGCTGGAGGAGCGCGGCGCGGACGGGCTCGTCCACCCGGAGCGGACCTCGCCGCCCAACCACATGAACGCCGAGGCGTTCTCGTCGAGCTGGTTCGAGCGGTACGCCCGCAGCTTCGCCGGGACGATCGCCGGCGGCACGTCGGAGATCCAGCGCAACATCATCGCCGAGCGCGTCCTCGGCCTGCCCCGCTAG
- a CDS encoding enoyl-CoA hydratase, which translates to MNDQILYEVADKVAVITLNRPEAANAQTGALLDELDAAWSRAAADDDVRVIVLKGNGKHFSAGHDLKDREWAPEKLTLEWIYSVESRRYLEYTLRWRNVPKPSIAAVQGKCIAGGLMLCWPCDLIVAAENAEFSDPVVHMGIGGVEYHGHTWELGPRKAKEILFTGRGITAEEAEKVGMVNKVVALDDLESSAMELAGQIAQMHPFALRQAKRAVNQTLDVQGFYAAIQSVFDIHETGHGNALSVDGYPVLMKLDGMKDKLKSK; encoded by the coding sequence ATGAACGACCAGATTCTCTACGAGGTCGCGGACAAGGTCGCGGTCATCACGCTGAACCGGCCGGAGGCCGCCAACGCCCAGACCGGGGCGCTGCTGGACGAGCTGGACGCCGCCTGGTCGCGCGCCGCGGCCGACGACGACGTCCGCGTCATCGTGCTCAAGGGGAACGGCAAGCACTTCTCCGCCGGGCACGACCTGAAGGACCGCGAGTGGGCCCCGGAGAAGCTCACGCTGGAGTGGATCTACTCGGTGGAGTCGCGGCGGTACCTGGAGTACACGCTGCGGTGGCGCAACGTGCCCAAGCCGTCGATCGCGGCGGTGCAGGGCAAGTGCATCGCGGGCGGGCTGATGCTGTGCTGGCCGTGCGACCTGATCGTGGCCGCGGAGAACGCCGAGTTCTCCGACCCCGTCGTGCACATGGGCATCGGCGGCGTGGAGTACCACGGCCACACCTGGGAGCTCGGCCCGCGCAAGGCCAAGGAGATCCTGTTCACCGGCCGCGGCATCACCGCCGAGGAGGCCGAGAAGGTCGGCATGGTGAACAAGGTCGTGGCACTGGACGACCTGGAGTCCTCGGCGATGGAGCTGGCCGGGCAGATCGCGCAGATGCACCCGTTCGCGCTGCGGCAGGCCAAGCGCGCCGTCAACCAGACCCTCGACGTGCAGGGCTTCTACGCCGCGATCCAGTCGGTGTTCGACATCCACGAGACCGGGCACGGCAACGCGCTCAGCGTCGACGGCTACCCCGTCCTGATGAAGCTGGACGGCATGAAGGACAAGCTCAAGTCGAAGTGA
- a CDS encoding carboxymuconolactone decarboxylase family protein has protein sequence MTRLGPLPRDEWDAETIAAFSPRENRLPPPNNAIDLLARHPALAKSFMRYNAYTLNRSTLPVAVRELAVLRVAWRRRSRYEWAQHVEMAREVGITDAEIEEVRTGAPTLLNRVVDELIDRSDLTDETYRKIAAELGDDRRLMDLVFTIGTYTLLAMAFNTFRLPLDDGVSDEGFDDAFGAET, from the coding sequence GTGACCCGCCTGGGACCGCTCCCCCGCGACGAATGGGACGCCGAGACCATCGCCGCCTTCTCCCCGCGGGAGAACCGGCTCCCCCCGCCCAACAACGCGATCGACCTGCTCGCCCGGCATCCCGCGCTGGCGAAGTCGTTCATGCGGTACAACGCCTACACCCTCAACCGCTCCACGCTGCCGGTGGCCGTGCGCGAACTGGCCGTCCTGCGGGTCGCGTGGCGGCGCCGCTCCCGCTACGAGTGGGCGCAGCACGTGGAGATGGCCCGGGAAGTGGGCATCACCGACGCGGAGATCGAGGAGGTGCGCACCGGCGCGCCCACCCTGCTCAACCGGGTGGTGGACGAGCTGATCGACCGGTCCGACCTCACCGACGAGACCTACCGGAAGATCGCGGCGGAGCTCGGCGACGACCGGCGGCTGATGGACCTGGTGTTCACCATCGGCACCTACACGCTGCTCGCCATGGCCTTCAACACCTTCCGGCTGCCGCTCGATGACGGCGTCTCCGACGAGGGCTTCGACGACGCCTTCGGCGCGGAGACCTGA
- a CDS encoding SDR family NAD(P)-dependent oxidoreductase, whose amino-acid sequence MSGTRNEAGGGAGKGAGRTAVVTGGGSGIGKAIAERLAADGYNVAALDLNPDAAAFGQAADVTDRAQVDKALEVVREHFGPVTVLVNAAGLDGFKRFADLSFDAWRKVIDVNLHGVFHCVQAVLPDMTEAGWGRIVNISSSSAQSGQQYMAHYVSSKSAVNGLTKALALELGPAGITVNAVPPGFIDTPMLRKAEGRGLLGGTVEDHIERTPVRRIGRPEDIAATCAFLVSEEAGYITGQIVGVNGGRNT is encoded by the coding sequence GTGAGCGGTACGCGCAACGAGGCGGGCGGCGGCGCGGGTAAGGGCGCCGGGCGGACCGCCGTGGTCACCGGCGGCGGCTCCGGGATCGGCAAGGCCATCGCCGAGCGGCTGGCCGCCGACGGGTACAACGTCGCCGCGCTCGACCTGAACCCGGACGCCGCCGCCTTCGGGCAGGCGGCGGACGTGACCGACCGGGCGCAGGTCGACAAGGCGCTGGAGGTCGTCCGGGAGCATTTCGGCCCGGTGACCGTGCTGGTGAACGCCGCCGGCCTGGACGGCTTCAAGCGGTTCGCGGACCTGTCATTCGATGCCTGGCGGAAGGTCATCGACGTGAACCTCCACGGTGTCTTCCACTGCGTGCAGGCCGTCCTGCCCGACATGACGGAGGCCGGCTGGGGACGGATCGTCAACATCTCGTCGTCCAGCGCCCAGTCCGGACAGCAGTACATGGCGCACTACGTCTCGTCGAAGTCCGCCGTGAACGGCCTCACCAAGGCCCTGGCGCTGGAACTGGGACCCGCCGGGATCACGGTCAACGCCGTACCGCCCGGCTTCATCGACACCCCGATGCTGCGCAAGGCCGAGGGCCGCGGGCTGCTCGGCGGGACGGTCGAGGACCACATCGAGCGCACGCCCGTCCGGCGGATCGGGCGCCCGGAGGACATCGCCGCGACCTGCGCGTTCCTCGTCTCCGAGGAGGCCGGGTACATCACCGGCCAGATCGTGGGCGTGAACGGGGGGCGGAACACGTGA
- a CDS encoding aldehyde dehydrogenase family protein: protein MKHLLIDGRLVETERTYPSVNPATGEEFDRAPDATAADAERAVAAARRAFDTTDWATNRELRVRCLDQLHTALREHGEELRELTITEVGATRQLTHANQLDVPIEIFRYYADLLREYPLTEDLADVEIRGQTHRRWIEKEAAGVVAAIIPYNYPNQIGFAKLAPALAAGCTVVLKASPDTPLTTLALGELISEHTDIPPGVVNVISSSGVEVGEVLSGHADVDVVTFTGSTATGRKVMESASGNLKRVFLELGGKSAMILLDDADFDVSAMFAAFMICSHAGQGCAITTRLLVPREKHDEIVEKVAENLGRVTYGDPSDPSIYMGPLISARQRDKVDAMVKRAVEAGAKLVTGGERVDPGFFYTPTLLAGVDPASEIAQEEIFGPVLAVIPYDDDDDAVRIANDTIYGLSGGVMSADPDRALALARRIRSGTFSINGGNYFAPDAPFGGYKQSGIGREMGVAGLEEFLERKTFAMVTG from the coding sequence GTGAAACACCTGCTCATCGACGGACGGCTCGTCGAGACCGAACGGACGTACCCCTCGGTCAATCCCGCGACCGGCGAGGAGTTCGATCGCGCCCCGGACGCCACCGCGGCCGACGCCGAACGTGCGGTCGCGGCCGCGCGGCGCGCGTTCGACACCACGGACTGGGCGACGAACCGGGAGCTGCGCGTCCGGTGCCTGGACCAGCTCCACACCGCGCTGCGCGAGCACGGCGAGGAGCTGCGCGAGCTGACCATCACCGAGGTCGGCGCGACCCGCCAGCTCACCCACGCCAACCAGCTCGACGTCCCGATCGAGATCTTCCGGTACTACGCCGACCTCCTGCGCGAGTACCCGCTGACCGAGGACCTCGCCGACGTCGAGATCCGCGGGCAGACGCACCGGCGGTGGATCGAGAAGGAGGCCGCGGGCGTCGTCGCCGCGATCATCCCGTACAACTACCCGAACCAGATCGGGTTCGCGAAGCTCGCGCCGGCGCTGGCCGCCGGGTGCACGGTCGTCCTCAAGGCATCCCCGGACACCCCGCTGACCACGCTGGCCCTCGGCGAGCTGATCTCCGAGCACACCGACATCCCGCCCGGCGTCGTCAACGTCATCTCCTCCTCCGGGGTGGAGGTCGGCGAGGTGCTGTCGGGGCACGCCGACGTCGACGTGGTCACCTTCACCGGGTCGACCGCCACCGGCCGCAAGGTCATGGAGTCCGCGAGCGGGAACCTCAAGCGGGTCTTCCTCGAGCTCGGCGGCAAGTCCGCCATGATCCTGCTGGACGACGCCGACTTCGACGTCTCCGCGATGTTCGCCGCCTTCATGATCTGCTCGCACGCCGGGCAGGGCTGCGCCATCACCACCCGCCTCCTGGTCCCGCGCGAGAAGCACGACGAGATCGTCGAGAAGGTCGCCGAGAACCTCGGCCGGGTCACCTACGGGGACCCGAGCGATCCGAGCATCTACATGGGGCCGCTCATCAGCGCGCGGCAGCGCGACAAGGTCGACGCCATGGTCAAGCGGGCGGTCGAGGCGGGCGCGAAGCTCGTCACCGGCGGCGAGCGGGTCGACCCCGGCTTCTTCTACACACCGACGCTGCTCGCCGGCGTCGACCCGGCCAGCGAGATCGCGCAGGAGGAGATCTTCGGTCCCGTCCTCGCCGTCATCCCCTACGACGACGATGACGACGCCGTCCGCATCGCCAACGACACGATCTACGGTCTGTCGGGCGGCGTGATGAGCGCCGACCCGGACCGGGCCCTCGCGCTCGCGCGCCGGATCCGCAGCGGCACGTTCAGCATCAACGGCGGCAACTACTTCGCCCCCGACGCGCCCTTCGGCGGCTACAAGCAGTCCGGCATCGGCCGCGAGATGGGCGTCGCCGGGCTCGAGGAGTTCCTGGAGCGCAAGACCTTCGCGATGGTGACCGGCTGA
- a CDS encoding CaiB/BaiF CoA-transferase family protein, giving the protein MAPLEGVRVVEVAMYGFVPSAGAVLADWGADVVKIEHAVNGDPQRGLRQTGTMKVEGDPNPNVEHANRGKRSIGLDLKTPEGMEVLHDLIRRGDVFLTSFLPALRRKLGIDVDDVRAVNPKIVYARGSALGPRGQEAEKGGYDMTAFWARGATAASITPPGVEGMIPPPSPAYGDTISGTNLAGGIAAALFRRERTGEPPVVDVSLLGSGLWAMGHGVALSQHLGKPLEAPPTGAHGSPTNPLSGLYRTADGRYLAFVMLQPARFWADVCRHIDRPDLADDPRYATAELIAENTTAAVATLREVLATRTLGEWTERFATLAGPWAPVQDSLQVGDDAQIRDNEYLVRAGELELVANPVQFDVSAPQLGPAPEFAAQTEEILMELGLDWDRILALKAAGAVT; this is encoded by the coding sequence ATGGCGCCGCTCGAGGGGGTCCGCGTCGTCGAGGTCGCGATGTACGGGTTCGTCCCGTCGGCGGGCGCCGTGCTCGCCGACTGGGGCGCGGACGTCGTCAAGATCGAGCACGCCGTCAACGGCGACCCGCAGCGCGGGCTCCGGCAGACCGGCACGATGAAGGTCGAGGGCGACCCCAACCCCAACGTCGAGCACGCCAACCGCGGCAAGCGCAGCATCGGCCTGGACCTGAAGACGCCCGAGGGCATGGAGGTCCTGCACGACCTGATCCGCCGCGGGGACGTCTTCCTGACCAGCTTCCTGCCCGCCCTCCGCCGCAAGCTCGGCATCGACGTGGACGACGTCCGCGCGGTGAACCCGAAGATCGTCTATGCCCGGGGCAGCGCCCTCGGCCCGCGCGGGCAGGAGGCCGAGAAGGGCGGGTACGACATGACCGCCTTCTGGGCGCGCGGCGCCACCGCGGCCAGCATCACCCCGCCCGGCGTGGAGGGGATGATCCCGCCGCCCTCGCCCGCCTACGGGGACACCATCTCCGGCACCAACCTCGCCGGGGGCATCGCCGCGGCGCTGTTCCGCCGCGAGCGGACGGGCGAACCGCCCGTCGTGGACGTGTCCCTGCTGGGCAGCGGGCTGTGGGCCATGGGCCACGGCGTCGCGCTGTCCCAGCATCTCGGCAAGCCGCTGGAGGCGCCCCCCACGGGCGCGCACGGCTCGCCCACGAACCCGCTATCCGGCCTGTACCGCACCGCCGACGGCCGCTACCTGGCCTTCGTCATGCTGCAGCCGGCCCGATTCTGGGCCGACGTGTGCCGGCACATCGACCGTCCCGACCTGGCCGACGATCCGCGCTACGCCACCGCGGAGCTGATCGCCGAGAACACTACGGCGGCCGTCGCGACACTGCGGGAGGTTCTGGCCACCCGCACGCTAGGCGAATGGACCGAGCGTTTCGCCACCCTCGCGGGGCCCTGGGCTCCGGTGCAGGACTCCCTGCAGGTGGGCGACGACGCGCAGATCCGCGACAACGAGTACCTCGTGCGGGCCGGTGAGCTCGAACTGGTCGCCAACCCGGTGCAGTTCGACGTCTCCGCCCCGCAGCTCGGCCCCGCTCCCGAATTCGCCGCGCAGACCGAGGAGATCCTGATGGAACTCGGTCTGGACTGGGACCGCATCCTCGCCCTCAAGGCGGCGGGCGCGGTCACCTGA
- a CDS encoding ABC transporter substrate-binding protein, with protein sequence MIIGLLLVLLAGCADRGGTTAEDEGGTRDGGGASASVPKSDFGSLKDVCGPGEAGPSGAQGVTDTEIKVGVFTDLGFTKKPEMVDAAKVFTEWCNAAGGINGRKIVPVTRDAKMMEVRQRMTEACQSDFALVAGSAGLDGQGVETRLECMLPEIPAQSSQVQARGADLQVMPNGAALGYNDYAGFYSWLVNEKYPSSKGDVGIIAGDSPVTKVMIGQHTETVAGVGGKVTYTGLYPVRGVPDWTPFAQAMKDKKVKGLVFLGSWDQLAKLLQSLTSIGHKLEWVDTTNNAYGPQFVKLTGAALGSQPSYADLSGMHPLETASDNPATQQVLDMFEQYAPDAEVNLPVLRAFSAWTLFAKSARACGELTRACVLENAAKETEWTAGGLRAPLDLSNPASPPKCWNAVQATPDGWKPADFGANEGAYRCGDVEHKYTGDYPAPVKLEDVGKSMADLE encoded by the coding sequence TTGATCATAGGACTGCTTCTCGTCCTGCTGGCGGGGTGCGCCGACCGAGGCGGCACCACGGCGGAGGACGAGGGCGGGACGCGGGACGGCGGCGGTGCGTCCGCGTCCGTCCCGAAGAGCGATTTCGGCTCGCTCAAGGACGTGTGCGGCCCCGGCGAGGCCGGTCCGTCCGGCGCCCAGGGCGTCACCGACACCGAGATCAAGGTCGGTGTCTTCACCGACCTGGGCTTCACCAAGAAGCCCGAGATGGTGGACGCCGCGAAGGTGTTCACCGAGTGGTGCAACGCGGCCGGCGGCATCAACGGACGAAAGATCGTTCCGGTCACCCGCGACGCCAAGATGATGGAGGTCCGGCAGCGCATGACCGAGGCGTGCCAGAGCGACTTCGCGCTCGTGGCCGGTTCGGCGGGGCTGGACGGGCAGGGCGTCGAGACCCGGCTGGAGTGCATGCTCCCCGAGATCCCGGCGCAGTCGAGCCAGGTGCAGGCGCGCGGCGCCGACCTCCAGGTGATGCCGAACGGCGCGGCGCTCGGCTACAACGACTACGCGGGCTTCTACAGCTGGCTGGTCAACGAGAAGTACCCGTCCTCGAAGGGCGACGTCGGCATCATCGCCGGTGACTCACCGGTCACCAAGGTCATGATCGGCCAGCACACGGAGACGGTCGCGGGTGTCGGCGGCAAGGTCACCTACACCGGGCTGTACCCGGTCCGCGGTGTGCCCGACTGGACACCGTTCGCGCAGGCCATGAAGGACAAGAAGGTCAAGGGCCTGGTGTTCCTCGGCAGCTGGGACCAGCTCGCCAAGCTGCTCCAGTCCCTGACGAGCATCGGCCACAAGCTCGAGTGGGTCGACACCACCAACAACGCCTACGGTCCCCAGTTCGTCAAGCTGACCGGAGCGGCTCTGGGTTCCCAGCCCTCCTACGCCGACCTCAGCGGCATGCACCCCCTGGAGACGGCCTCCGACAACCCGGCGACCCAGCAGGTCCTCGACATGTTCGAGCAGTACGCGCCGGACGCCGAGGTGAACCTGCCGGTGCTGCGCGCCTTCTCCGCCTGGACGCTGTTCGCCAAGTCGGCCCGCGCGTGCGGCGAGCTGACCCGGGCGTGCGTCCTCGAGAACGCGGCGAAGGAGACCGAGTGGACGGCGGGCGGCCTGCGGGCGCCGCTGGACCTGTCGAACCCGGCCTCGCCGCCCAAGTGCTGGAACGCCGTCCAGGCGACGCCCGACGGCTGGAAGCCGGCCGACTTCGGAGCCAACGAGGGCGCGTACCGCTGCGGCGACGTCGAGCACAAGTACACGGGCGACTACCCGGCCCCCGTGAAACTCGAGGACGTCGGCAAGAGCATGGCGGATCTCGAGTAG